Genomic window (Magnolia sinica isolate HGM2019 chromosome 6, MsV1, whole genome shotgun sequence):
GCTAAACTAACACAGGAGTCTAgccctttcatttttttattcttcttcaggAAATTATTTATATAGCTTGTGCCCCGTATTCTGCTGAAGACTGCTCCCCAGCTTTAAATTGAGGATGAATAGCTGTCGTTGCTAATTATGAGGTCTTGTTTTGCTCCACTGGGTGGTGTTCAAATCCTGCCAGCTTGATATATTTGCTTCTGCATTATATTACAAAATTATGTTTGACTTATCAACTGGTTTATGTCACAAATTGGTGACTTACAATAGCTTGATGATTTTGCTATAACAGTCCTTGATATTTAACCATAAGACCTTTCATGTGCTCCTTTCTGGGTCCAGGATTTATTGCACAATTTTGTAGAGAAATCTTCAGTAGCTTTGGCTACATTGTCAATTTCTGCTGACTGCAGAAAAAAATTGTTCTGTTTCCCAGACATTTGTATTATGGATTCTGTCCCTTTGTAATTGTCTGCCAGTGGTTTCCTTTGAGGAAGTAGTTTTACCTTCCCTGTTTCCAATTGCAGAGAGTAGCCGTTAGCAATCCCGTCATGCTTCTAGATGAGATTGACAAAACTGGTTCTGACATCCGTGGGGATCCAGCTTCAGCACTATTGGAGGTTCTTGACCCAGAGCAGAACAAAACGTTTAATGATCAGTATCCATTTTTCCTCATGAATGCATTGTAAAGAACTTCTCATAGAATTTTCTTTACATCACAGGATCTGCTTGTCCATGAATGTGCTGAGTATCTTATGTTAATGTGGGTTTTAATAAGCCTGAGGGCccgtttggttgccacttaaaaatgagttgatctcattttaattaatttaaattacatGACCATTGTTTATAATTGTCGGTTATATTTGTAATCCTTATGCAAAATGTTGGTTTCTAATACATATTACAATTAAATAAAacaagatgaactcatttttaagtggcaaccaaacagacccttagtacTCCTTTATGAATACTGGAGGTCTATGTATCTTCCATTAAGTTGCTTTTCCCCGAAGTTGTTAACCAAAGTCTTCTCTTTCCTTGGGATGAATTTGACAATCATTCCCACCAACTTGCTCACACTTCAACAGAAAAATGGAATTTGTAGAGTTGCTTTCCTTCTTAACGGATCATGGTTCTTGCCAAATGCTATTTACTTACTATTTTCTGTCCAACGGTGTGCTTAATATCCGATATCAGTTGCCTACTCAATAAAGTTTGTTTACacattgattttcaaaaaatgtTGGTCGAATCCATCATTTATGTAGAATTATCATTGGACTACACTGTGTGGAGTGGTTTTAGGCCTGGTTTGATTTGTGCCCGGGTTTAAACTCCTTTGCCAAGCCCATGATACGGGGCTGAAAATGAAACCCATTTCATAGTCAGCTGGGACTCAGCTAATTCTAAATCCCCCAAGCCTGGCTAGAGCCTGTTTCTGTTAATACAATATCAGGTTAATAGTTTTCGAACCCTAATTCCCCAACCCCCACTTTCTCTGTGTGGGCGCCAGTTCATGCACTGATATTAAGTCACAGATTGTCTGGATTTGGCTTGCATTCTTATATTGGTGAATTTTTTTATTGGTTAGATTGGAAGTAAATGCTAGATGATTGGACCAACATATGCAGCATAGTTATATTGCTTTGTCTCAAAATAATGGTTGATGATTAGACTGACAACTGCAAGGGAGATTGATATGCATATTTCCGTGCATAACTAAATATTTAGTTACAGCGATATTTTTTAATCATCTATTGTAGATTCTTATATCGAGGCCAATGCTGTAAATATGCACCTACATCCAACCAGCCCACCTTATTACACATGCAAAAAACACACTTTATCCCCACTTTTACAGCAGCTCCACTCCCCAACAAAACCCCAAACCCTCCCTACGACCCACTCATAGCTGTGGCTAACATTATGGAAACACCTTCTGTTTCTCTTCCCACATCGCCCAGAGACCTGCCAACAAACAGGGCCGTCACGAAGCCGTCTTTACCTTCCCAACATGTATGCCATGCCAAGCATTAAGCAAGTCGCCAATAGAActcagcatgatccaaaagatGTTGAAACTAGAGGGCACCATTCCATACATTGGTAGCAAACatgcaatggatgaaaagatgattGACTGATTCCCAATCAGCCCCATACAACAAACATACACTCTGTAAAATCATCCCCCTTTTCTGAAGATTATCCATAGTTAAGACCCTTTCTTTCCCAACAATCCAACAAAAAGCTGCAACTTTTGGCGAAGTTGCCTAGAACCATCCATGCTTGGTACTCTTGAACACGTTGTCTTGACCCGTCGAAAGCAGTTACTGATGTAATTAGTATgtcaataatacacacacacacacattgaaaATTCGAGTATTTTAGTCACCATACTTCTAATAATTTCAATAATGGAACTTTTAATACATGCATGGATTCCTTAATCAAAGATCTCCAGCTATTTGAATGTCCCATTCGACCTTTCAAAGGTGATTTTTGTCACAACTGCAAACAGGATTCAGCCaattcctcctcctcttctcgaTCGTATGGAAGTCATTGAGTTACCTGGTTATACACCTGATGAAAAGCTAAAAATAGCTATGCGGCATTTAATTccacgagttttggatcaacatgggTTGAGCTCTGAGTCGCTTCAAATTCCTGAGGTTTGTAAACTTCTCTTGCGTTTCATTTCTTGTTAATTATCGAATGTTTATCTCATGTATGATCTATAGTCCTCGTTTCCCTAAATGGTGGCTGTTATTGTGGTAGGCTATGGTGAAACTTGTGATTCAAAGATACACAAGAGAAGCCGGTGTGAGAAATCTGGAGAGGAACTTAGCTGCCCTGGCTCGTGCAGCTGCTGTCAGAGTTGCTCAGCAAGAATGTGCGGTTCCTCTCAGCAAAGATGTGCATCCGATGGCTGAATCACTGATGGATACCAGACTCGCAGACAGTGGGGAAGTTGAAATGGAAGTTATTCCAATGGGTGTTAATGGTCATGAAATATCAAATGCTTTCAGGAGTGCCACAGCATTGGTTGTTGATGAGGCGATGCTGGAGAAGGTTCTTGGGGTAATTCAACTTGGCCTTGTTTTCTATTGATAATCCACCTCATCCTTGTTAGTCGGGAGACTCATTTTTCTTATTATCAATCTCTTTTAACACATGTGGATCTTGTCCTTCATAAGCGAAATGAATCTAACGGCATTCCTGTTTATATTTATATGCAGCCTCCTAGGTTTGACGACACAGAAACTGCAGAACGAGTGGCTGCTCCTGGAATATCAGTTGGTCTTGTTTGGACCTCCTTCGGCGGGGAAGTTCAGTTTGTAGAGGCCACAACGATGGTGGGCAAGGGTGATTTGCATCTTACTGGCCAACTTGGTGATGTCATCAAAGAATCGGCACAGATAGCTCTAACTTGGGTATTCTCTTTTCATTTCTCCACGTTCAACATGTTTAATTTTAATGAGTCATGGTCACCTGTATGGATTTACTTCGGTTACATGTCTCCCATGGATCCCATTTTTTCTTATAGACTTGTTTTATGTTCTAGCTTTAAATTCATGAACGATGTTCATCTTTCAGTTACTTGGGTGTTTTCCAAATCTTTGTTGCTGATGTGCTGCATCATGACTACACATCCCATTGCATCCAGACCCTATAATTCCTCTTGAGTCAAATGGCTACATAAATCACTTTTTGTGGAGTTCTAGCCAGGATCTTTGCATTTTGTACTGAAAAGCTTCTTTTCCAAATGTTTGTCATAGACattcaaaatttattttatttcttattttaaatgttggtataaggcttagatgatgttaATGATTTTAAATGTTGTTGTTGTTAGGTGAGGGCAAGAGCAGCAGACCTCAAGTTGTCAGCTGCTGGGGAAATCAATTTTCTGGAGGGACGGGACATTCATATACATTTTCCTGCGGGCGCTGTACCTAAGGATGGACCATCAGCAGGAGTGACTTTGGTAACGGCATTAGTTTCCCTGTTTGGTCAGAAAAAAGTCCGAGCAGATACAGCTATGACTGGAGAAATGACTTTGAGGGGTCTTGTGTTACCTGTTGGTGGTATCAAGGACAAGGTGTGTCCCCATCTATATATTATTTTCATCATTCGTTATAATTTCCTGATGGGATGACATGCTAAAATAAATGCTCTATTTTCTTCTTGTTCAATTTCTTTGCATGGAAGGCATgattatatacatatacacatgcAATGTACTTGAAATCCTTATCACCAAGCATTAGTGATAAGGCCTACACCCTACCAGTGGATGCACATCAGTATGCCCGAATATCTTATTGCTGTTTACTTGAATATGCAGATATTGGCAGCTCATCGCTACGGTATCAAAAGAGTTATCCTGCCTGAGAGAAATTTAAAAGACTTGGTGGAAGTACCATCAGCTGTTCTTGCAGGCATGGAGGTATGTTATTTCTTCTGGATATTTATAGCATGCTTAGAGCTACATGCACACTCTagcatgtgcatgcatacatatgtaCATCATCATTGTCACCATCTTACCCTTTCTCTGAGAAATTGGGGCcaaaattttttgtttttaacttTTGAAAGATTCACAAAGTTTTATGATCCGCTGCACACTGGACATCAATCTTCCTCTACCGGGCTCTGAGACCGGCAATGGCAAAAGCTCACATTTACAACATACATACCAACTTGGTACCACCCAGTGACACCTCAACCCAACTATTACATGCATGCCCCAAATGGAATGCAGGGAGGGTCATGGACAGGCAATTGCTGGACATACTGCTGAGCATGATGCACATGTACAACATGGATAGAAAACAAGAAGAGAAGATTGATAGAAGATAGAGATAAAAATAAGGGTGTTTACTGGAGTCTTGCCACTAGGCATCTCACTTCTAGGATCAAATCCAGTCACAGGATGGAAACAATTAACAGAAATCTGTATTCAACACTTGtaattctccattttttttttggttcacatGCACACTTGTAGCCTCTACCACCATTGCTAGTCTTCGAAATAGAAAGAGAGTAGTTAGAAAACTGAGACTCTAACAAGACATGAAAACTAACTAAAAAGGAAAACTGCAAACATTAAACCAGCAAGTGCTCTTAACCAATTAAAGGTACTTGCTAATAAAACTAATCCATGTGTATACCTCATATGGGTCTATAGATGTGAGTTATAGATGCACTCTCATCCCAAACTAGAGAACTGACAAAATACATTGACAGGGAAGCAACATGACAGCCAGGTCCCAAGCCTGGGTGGAGGGTTGATATTAGACGGGGAGCCTGTTGCCAAGCTTTTGCCCTGCGATCTTTGGAAGCCAACCCAAATAGTTTGGACAAGGCTGTAAAAGGAATGACTGGGACATATCTGAGTTAGTTCTACTGTACTAGTCTATTCCCTGGGTGAATGATTTACAGTAGAGATCGGCATATGCTG
Coding sequences:
- the LOC131248113 gene encoding lon protease homolog 2, peroxisomal isoform X2, whose translation is MEQAEQDPDLIALSRQFKATAMELISVLEQKQKTVGRTKVLLETVPVHRLADIFVASFEISFEEQLSMLDTVDLKVRLSKATELVDRHLQSIRVAEKITQKVEGQLSKSQKEFLLRQQMRAIKEELGDNDDDEDDVVALERKMQSAGMPPNVWKHAQRELRRLRKMQPQQPGYSSSRVYLELLADLPWQNASEERELDLRAAKERLDSDHYGLVKVKQRIIEYLAVRKLKPDARGPVLCFVGPPGVGKTSLASSIAAALDRKFVRISLGGVKDEADIRGHRRTYIGSMPGRLIEGLKRVAVSNPVMLLDEIDKTGSDIRGDPASALLEVLDPEQNKTFNDHYLNVPFDLSKVIFVTTANRIQPIPPPLLDRMEVIELPGYTPDEKLKIAMRHLIPRVLDQHGLSSESLQIPEAMVKLVIQRYTREAGVRNLERNLAALARAAAVRVAQQECAVPLSKDVHPMAESLMDTRLADSGEVEMEVIPMGVNGHEISNAFRSATALVVDEAMLEKVLGPPRFDDTETAERVAAPGISVGLVWTSFGGEVQFVEATTMVGKGDLHLTGQLGDVIKESAQIALTWVRARAADLKLSAAGEINFLEGRDIHIHFPAGAVPKDGPSAGVTLVTALVSLFGQKKVRADTAMTGEMTLRGLVLPVGGIKDKILAAHRYGIKRVILPERNLKDLVEVPSAVLAGMEILLAKRMEDVLEQAFEGGCPWRQNSKL